Proteins co-encoded in one Sporosarcina sp. FSL K6-1522 genomic window:
- a CDS encoding sigma 54-interacting transcriptional regulator — translation MKFSHHLLEKLVDKEFIVIDFEKNSTTLALLIEKEGPKKVFLSLDGQMHYAYIDDNTRKAHYAACPTIVYNRPLDEALSKIQPDIPALITNEANDYIGFVTYEIVAKNLSKEFERTQAYLHTILQTIDESCTVIDKDANVLHWTKGAEKIFSVAEADIVGKPITDFFSSERLEILNSMQNGTSVYHHQHHARNDLVVMINSNPVYLHDEIIGAVVSETDITSQIRLNNELYMTSEKLFNLEEEVRKSLPSVSPFPSIRGNSFALKQTLEIVKKAATTNAAVLIYGESGVGKELFAKAIHNLREADDAPFVAINCGAIPSGLFESEIFGYEKGAFSGADQKGKKGKVELARGGTLFLDEIGEMPLEMQVKILRLLQEKKFYPVGGTKELEVDFRVVAATNRDLKELVKEGKFREDLYYRLNVVNFKVPPLRERLEDIIELTHYFLYEVSVKYNRPIHGISQAVMQALLQHSWPGNIRELKNVVERLVVFSDNGEINIEDLPTEMEETPQAITTTQSIQPFQPVGHEHLSLSEQLQEYEKDIILRELARANGNKLLCAKNLDITRATLYNRMNKLGIKL, via the coding sequence ATGAAATTTTCACATCATCTACTTGAGAAACTCGTAGACAAAGAATTTATCGTCATAGATTTTGAAAAAAATTCAACCACATTAGCTTTGCTAATCGAAAAAGAAGGACCAAAAAAAGTATTTCTTTCGCTCGATGGCCAAATGCATTACGCCTACATCGATGACAACACTCGAAAAGCCCACTATGCGGCATGCCCTACGATTGTATATAACCGCCCATTAGATGAAGCACTGAGCAAGATTCAACCGGATATCCCCGCCCTCATTACCAATGAAGCAAATGACTATATCGGCTTTGTCACCTATGAAATCGTGGCGAAAAATCTATCCAAAGAGTTTGAGCGTACACAAGCTTATTTGCATACCATTTTGCAAACGATTGACGAATCCTGCACAGTCATCGATAAGGATGCGAATGTTTTACATTGGACAAAGGGTGCTGAAAAAATCTTCTCTGTCGCAGAAGCGGATATCGTCGGCAAACCGATTACAGATTTCTTCAGTTCCGAGCGTTTAGAAATCTTGAATTCCATGCAAAATGGGACGTCCGTCTATCACCACCAGCATCACGCCCGCAATGATCTCGTCGTGATGATCAATTCAAATCCCGTCTACTTGCATGATGAAATCATCGGTGCCGTTGTATCTGAAACCGATATTACGAGTCAAATACGCTTAAATAACGAGCTCTATATGACTTCTGAAAAACTCTTTAACCTTGAAGAAGAAGTGCGAAAATCCTTACCTTCTGTTAGCCCTTTCCCCTCTATAAGAGGCAATAGCTTCGCATTAAAACAAACATTAGAAATCGTCAAAAAGGCTGCAACAACAAACGCTGCAGTCTTAATCTATGGGGAAAGCGGCGTCGGGAAAGAGCTATTTGCGAAAGCGATTCATAATTTGCGCGAAGCTGACGATGCACCCTTTGTCGCCATTAACTGCGGGGCGATTCCAAGCGGCTTATTCGAAAGTGAAATCTTTGGGTATGAAAAGGGGGCATTCTCTGGGGCCGACCAAAAAGGGAAAAAAGGAAAAGTTGAATTAGCTAGAGGTGGCACCCTATTTTTAGATGAAATCGGTGAAATGCCTTTAGAAATGCAAGTAAAGATCCTGCGCCTACTACAAGAAAAGAAGTTTTACCCCGTTGGTGGCACAAAGGAATTGGAAGTCGATTTCAGAGTTGTTGCGGCCACGAACCGTGATTTAAAGGAACTTGTCAAAGAAGGCAAGTTTAGAGAAGACCTGTATTATCGTTTAAATGTCGTGAATTTTAAAGTGCCGCCCCTTCGCGAACGACTTGAAGATATTATTGAATTAACCCATTACTTCCTATATGAAGTGTCCGTTAAATACAACCGCCCAATCCATGGCATTTCGCAAGCTGTCATGCAAGCTTTACTACAACATTCATGGCCAGGGAATATTCGAGAGCTCAAAAATGTCGTTGAACGGCTCGTCGTATTTTCCGATAATGGGGAGATTAATATCGAAGATCTTCCTACTGAAATGGAAGAAACTCCACAAGCTATAACTACAACACAGAGCATTCAACCGTTCCAGCCAGTTGGCCATGAGCATTTATCACTTAGTGAGCAATTACAAGAATATGAAAAAGATATTATTTTAAGAGAACTAGCCCGGGCGAACGGCAACAAGTTGCTATGCGCCAAAAATCTAGACATCACAAGAGCAACTCTCTATAACCGCATGAACAAATTAGGGATTAAATTGTGA
- a CDS encoding (2Fe-2S)-binding protein produces the protein MIICRCEEVTYGELVETVEQYNCTARELKLRTRAGMGYCGGRTCRTAVDSIAQAKIDKDVTQITLKYQPPIRPISFGNLGGAEK, from the coding sequence ATGATTATTTGTAGATGTGAGGAAGTAACTTATGGCGAATTAGTTGAAACGGTTGAACAATATAACTGTACAGCAAGGGAACTAAAGCTCCGAACGCGCGCCGGTATGGGCTATTGCGGTGGCAGAACCTGTCGTACAGCGGTCGATAGCATCGCACAAGCGAAGATAGACAAAGATGTTACGCAAATCACATTGAAATACCAACCACCTATTCGTCCCATTAGTTTTGGTAATTTAGGAGGTGCAGAAAAATGA
- a CDS encoding (2Fe-2S)-binding protein, translated as MTGRILTHPVLDAIDETAMVSFTFNDKEYQGLPNESLAAALLANGVRTLRLHEESGTPRGIYCNIGHCFECRVTVNGQQGARACLTPVQEGMVVTSGEKLLTSVRDWRSQNA; from the coding sequence ATGACGGGAAGAATTCTAACGCATCCTGTACTCGATGCAATTGATGAAACAGCAATGGTTTCCTTCACTTTTAACGATAAAGAATACCAGGGGCTGCCGAACGAATCATTAGCCGCAGCACTGTTAGCAAACGGTGTTCGCACGCTACGCCTGCATGAAGAAAGCGGTACGCCACGCGGTATTTATTGCAATATTGGTCATTGCTTCGAATGCCGTGTGACGGTCAATGGACAACAAGGCGCAAGAGCTTGTTTAACACCCGTTCAAGAAGGCATGGTTGTTACAAGCGGCGAGAAACTATTGACATCTGTTCGCGATTGGAGGTCACAAAATGCATAA